A DNA window from Maribellus comscasis contains the following coding sequences:
- a CDS encoding glycosyltransferase produces MKFTIIVPVYNRLEEVKELLESAENIDFNRSEFEFLFVDDGSNDGFNEFISSYQSPSKLKLRAIFQQNQGPANARNNGMANCDGDFMLFIDSDCMLPPQWLKEIDKGIAEFGFDAFGGPDTFHPSFSPLLKAINYSMTSFIGTGGIRGNKKSVEKFYPRSFNMGISRAVYEKIGGMRLRYYGEDTDFSARIDESGFKMGLIPDAFVYHKRRTSLTKFFKQIKTIGMARIKLGTMHKNMLKVIHLLPAILILGLLLLVIVTPFLLTFTGYLWSLVGIGFLGICLLAFFQSFRMYKSIKPALLSIVTLNIQVFAYGVGLLQGIFKFIILKKD; encoded by the coding sequence ATGAAATTTACAATTATAGTTCCGGTATATAACCGGCTGGAAGAGGTTAAAGAATTACTGGAGTCGGCAGAAAATATTGATTTTAATCGTTCTGAGTTTGAGTTTCTATTCGTTGACGACGGTTCGAATGACGGCTTTAATGAATTTATTTCAAGCTACCAATCTCCTTCAAAATTAAAGTTACGTGCTATTTTCCAACAAAATCAAGGCCCGGCAAACGCCAGAAATAACGGGATGGCAAATTGCGACGGCGACTTTATGTTGTTTATCGATTCCGATTGTATGTTGCCGCCTCAATGGCTAAAAGAAATTGACAAAGGAATTGCTGAATTTGGTTTTGATGCTTTCGGTGGGCCGGACACGTTTCATCCTTCATTCTCGCCGCTTTTAAAAGCAATCAATTACTCGATGACCTCTTTTATTGGTACAGGAGGAATTCGGGGCAATAAAAAAAGTGTCGAGAAATTCTATCCGCGAAGTTTTAACATGGGAATTTCGCGTGCGGTTTATGAAAAAATTGGGGGAATGCGACTTCGGTATTACGGCGAGGACACTGATTTTTCTGCTCGAATCGACGAGTCTGGTTTTAAAATGGGCCTCATTCCAGATGCTTTTGTCTATCATAAACGACGCACCAGTCTGACAAAATTTTTTAAACAAATTAAAACGATTGGAATGGCCCGGATTAAACTGGGAACCATGCATAAAAATATGCTAAAAGTAATTCATCTGCTCCCGGCGATTTTAATTCTTGGCCTCCTGCTTTTAGTAATTGTGACACCTTTTCTTCTTACATTCACAGGATATTTATGGAGTTTGGTCGGAATCGGATTTCTGGGGATTTGTTTACTTGCTTTTTTTCAATCGTTTCGAATGTATAAAAGCATAAAACCTGCTCTTTTATCCATCGTAACTTTAAATATCCAGGTGTTTGCGTACGGAGTCGGCTTGCTTCAGGGAATCTTTAAATTTATAATTTTGAAAAAAGACTAA
- a CDS encoding YfhO family protein codes for MNYKTIFTKVLPHIIAILVMFIVSSVYFYPAWEGKTLQGEDVIGSYGQGREKRDFKFYEEKETVLWNGSIFGGMPDYIGAPYKGADNLKQVYRIPQKLGVPREVASIFWYMLGFYILMIIVGVSPKLSAGGAIAYALTSYYVIIILAGHFMKVFTLSLIPPTLGGIILCFRRKYLWGFVIASFFMAMMITMAHIQMIYYFFLALLIFGAVELIYQIKEKTLPQFLKTMGVLVAAAVLAIAPNYSRLINYYLYNDQSMRGPSELTLGKEDTKETNGLDKDYINSWSSGVDESMMVIVPNVKGGMTSQIGRDKDLLEKAPRNYRNVFANFNQYWGDQPFSGGPNYLGVVFVFLFLLGAFTIKDRLKLQIMVPAVLFFFLAMGGNFSAFTDLFIYYIPMYSKFRAPVSILGVAVILVSFLAILTTSKIVASQEILDKKATFYIFKKPKPVYLLVSGMMAFFLLLNIAFPHLFNSYISNVEQNQFNSLRNQPNVANQLDGIINALIDLRIGIFRADLWRAIILLALTTLLLFLYSKKKIKANVFVIAVVTLAIIDFWGISRRYVPIENFSKRSLVKDVYELTNTDKQIYQRQLSSVPGLQTKLDEAINQFKPKNEEEKERLETYVINKYSHYRVFNTTQNPFQENVTTNAHRSVGGYHAIKLHRYQDMIEQYISKMNLSALNMLNTKYIITEQGLQVNSAAMGVAWFVDSIKWANNANEEILALNDINVKTTAVIRSESKEDVPSFSSNSVSGQGSISLDDYEPDQLSYTINSPEEKLVVFSEVFYPDWKVFIDGKESKLFRANYILRAVVVPKGEHKVEFVFHPDHFYTSQRISQIAFIVLIAALAFAVGWSIYSNRKKLKPVSKK; via the coding sequence ATGAATTATAAAACGATATTTACAAAGGTGCTGCCTCACATCATAGCAATTTTGGTAATGTTTATTGTTTCTTCCGTTTATTTCTACCCGGCGTGGGAAGGAAAAACGTTGCAGGGAGAAGATGTAATAGGTAGTTATGGGCAGGGACGGGAAAAACGAGATTTCAAATTTTATGAAGAAAAAGAAACGGTTCTTTGGAATGGGTCTATTTTTGGGGGAATGCCCGATTACATTGGAGCGCCATACAAGGGTGCTGATAATTTAAAACAAGTATACAGAATTCCTCAAAAGTTAGGTGTTCCGAGAGAAGTAGCCTCTATTTTTTGGTACATGCTTGGTTTTTACATATTAATGATAATAGTGGGTGTGTCTCCAAAATTATCTGCCGGAGGAGCAATTGCTTATGCACTTACGTCATATTACGTTATTATTATTCTGGCCGGGCATTTTATGAAAGTGTTTACACTTTCTCTTATCCCGCCAACACTGGGGGGAATTATACTGTGCTTCAGGCGAAAATATCTATGGGGTTTTGTGATAGCATCATTTTTTATGGCGATGATGATTACAATGGCCCATATTCAAATGATTTACTATTTCTTTTTGGCACTACTGATTTTTGGTGCTGTAGAATTGATATACCAGATAAAAGAAAAAACACTTCCTCAATTTCTAAAAACAATGGGAGTGCTTGTTGCTGCAGCGGTTTTGGCCATTGCTCCCAACTACTCGCGGCTTATCAATTACTATTTATACAACGACCAGTCGATGAGAGGCCCGAGTGAACTTACTCTAGGAAAAGAAGATACAAAAGAAACTAACGGACTTGACAAAGACTACATCAATAGTTGGAGTAGTGGTGTTGATGAAAGTATGATGGTTATTGTTCCTAATGTAAAAGGAGGAATGACCAGCCAGATTGGCAGAGACAAGGATTTACTGGAAAAAGCCCCCCGAAACTACAGAAATGTATTTGCAAATTTTAATCAATACTGGGGAGATCAACCGTTTAGTGGCGGGCCAAATTATTTGGGAGTTGTATTTGTTTTTCTATTTTTATTGGGAGCATTTACAATAAAAGACAGATTAAAGCTGCAAATTATGGTACCTGCAGTTCTATTCTTTTTCCTTGCTATGGGAGGTAATTTTTCTGCGTTTACTGATCTGTTTATTTATTATATACCAATGTACAGTAAATTCAGGGCTCCGGTGTCCATTCTGGGAGTTGCAGTAATTTTAGTAAGCTTTCTTGCCATTTTGACTACCAGTAAAATTGTTGCAAGCCAGGAAATACTTGATAAAAAAGCAACGTTCTATATATTCAAAAAACCAAAACCAGTTTATCTTTTGGTTTCCGGTATGATGGCTTTTTTCTTATTATTGAATATTGCATTTCCGCATCTTTTTAACAGCTACATAAGCAATGTGGAACAAAACCAGTTTAATTCACTTCGGAACCAACCCAATGTTGCGAATCAGCTTGACGGAATTATTAATGCTTTGATTGACTTAAGAATAGGAATTTTCAGAGCAGATCTTTGGCGGGCAATTATACTTTTGGCCTTAACTACACTGTTGTTATTTCTTTATTCAAAAAAGAAAATTAAAGCCAATGTTTTTGTTATTGCAGTTGTTACTTTAGCAATTATTGACTTTTGGGGTATTAGCAGACGTTATGTCCCAATAGAAAATTTCTCAAAAAGAAGTTTGGTAAAAGATGTTTATGAATTAACCAATACAGATAAACAAATTTATCAACGTCAACTCAGCTCAGTTCCAGGGTTACAAACAAAATTAGACGAAGCAATAAATCAATTTAAACCGAAAAACGAAGAGGAAAAAGAACGTCTTGAAACATATGTAATAAACAAATACTCACATTATAGGGTGTTCAACACAACACAGAATCCATTTCAGGAAAATGTTACGACAAATGCACATCGTTCGGTTGGCGGCTACCATGCCATAAAACTTCACCGCTATCAGGATATGATTGAGCAATATATCAGTAAGATGAATTTGAGTGCTCTTAATATGCTCAATACAAAATATATTATCACCGAACAAGGACTTCAGGTTAATTCTGCTGCTATGGGGGTTGCCTGGTTTGTTGACTCAATAAAATGGGCAAATAACGCCAACGAAGAAATTCTTGCTTTAAACGATATAAACGTAAAAACAACAGCGGTTATAAGAAGTGAATCAAAAGAGGATGTTCCTTCATTTAGCTCAAATTCAGTTTCTGGTCAAGGTTCCATATCACTTGACGATTATGAACCGGATCAATTGAGCTACACAATAAATTCGCCGGAAGAAAAGCTTGTTGTATTCTCTGAAGTTTTTTATCCTGACTGGAAAGTTTTTATTGACGGAAAGGAAAGCAAGCTTTTCAGAGCGAACTATATTCTTCGGGCAGTTGTGGTTCCCAAAGGCGAACATAAAGTGGAATTTGTATTCCATCCTGACCATTTCTATACTTCGCAAAGAATTTCGCAAATCGCGTTTATTGTGCTGATTGCTGCTCTTGCATTTGCAGTAGGTTGGAGCATTTATTCAAACAGAAAAAAATTAAAACCAGTTAGCAAGAAATAA
- a CDS encoding DegT/DnrJ/EryC1/StrS family aminotransferase, protein MQTIQMSDIYGQYLTMKDEIDAAIQEVIRSTKFIKSGKVLDFEEKLSEYLDTNVISCGNGTDALQLAFMALNLNPGDEIITTPFTFISTVEVLVLLELKPVFVDVCPNKFNIDSSKIEAAITDKTKAILPVHLFGQCADLETIQSLCKKHNLFLVEDACQALGTGFLFNDGTTKKAGTVGDIGCNSFFPSKNLGAFGDGGAVYTNDNELAKTIRSIANHGRKEMYVYERVGLNSRLDSMQAAILEVKLKSIEKHIKARQEAAAFYDFHLKGIEGLQIPTRAEYSTHTFHQYTIKVEKRDELQAFLQKREIPSMVYYPRAIHLQEGYQFLEYKKGDFPHSEKLTETVLSLPMHTELTEEQQRYIVDSIKEFFKNEL, encoded by the coding sequence ATGCAGACCATTCAAATGTCCGATATTTATGGGCAATATTTAACGATGAAGGATGAAATCGATGCTGCCATTCAGGAAGTTATTCGCTCTACAAAATTTATAAAGAGCGGAAAGGTGCTGGATTTTGAAGAAAAGTTGTCGGAATATTTGGATACAAATGTTATTTCTTGCGGAAATGGAACCGATGCTTTGCAGCTTGCTTTTATGGCTTTAAATTTGAATCCCGGCGACGAGATAATTACAACTCCTTTTACATTTATTTCAACTGTCGAGGTTTTGGTGTTGCTTGAATTAAAGCCGGTTTTTGTGGATGTTTGTCCCAATAAATTTAATATCGATTCGTCAAAAATTGAAGCTGCAATTACCGATAAAACAAAAGCAATTTTACCGGTTCATTTGTTTGGGCAGTGTGCCGATTTGGAAACAATCCAATCACTTTGTAAAAAGCACAATCTTTTTTTAGTTGAAGATGCTTGTCAGGCGCTGGGAACCGGTTTTCTTTTTAACGACGGCACAACAAAAAAAGCCGGAACAGTTGGAGATATCGGTTGTAATTCATTTTTTCCATCAAAAAATCTGGGAGCGTTTGGAGACGGCGGAGCTGTTTATACGAACGACAATGAATTGGCGAAAACAATTCGCTCCATTGCAAACCATGGGCGAAAAGAAATGTATGTTTATGAACGGGTCGGTTTGAATTCCCGGCTCGACAGTATGCAGGCCGCTATTCTTGAAGTAAAATTGAAGTCCATTGAGAAACACATAAAAGCGAGACAAGAAGCTGCTGCTTTTTACGACTTTCATTTAAAGGGAATTGAGGGACTTCAAATTCCAACGCGCGCAGAATACAGCACGCATACTTTTCATCAATATACCATAAAGGTAGAAAAGCGGGATGAATTGCAGGCGTTTCTGCAAAAGAGAGAAATCCCGTCGATGGTTTATTATCCGCGTGCGATCCACTTGCAGGAAGGCTACCAATTTTTAGAATACAAAAAGGGCGATTTTCCACACAGCGAGAAATTGACGGAAACCGTGCTATCTTTGCCTATGCACACTGAGTTGACGGAAGAGCAACAAAGATACATTGTCGATTCCATTAAAGAATTCTTCAAAAATGAATTATGA
- a CDS encoding acyltransferase codes for MTETFIHETSVVDTGAQIGSGSKIWHFCHVMGTVEMGNNCILGQNVFVGNNVKLGNNVKVQNNVSVYEGVVCEDDVFLGPSMVFTNVVNPRSFIERKNEYKKTLVKKGATIGANATILCGLTLGKYCFIGAGAVVTKDVKAFALMKGVPAKQQGWVSRSGAVLSDDLVCPETGERYKLEGGILELVTEKLR; via the coding sequence ATGACTGAAACTTTTATTCACGAAACATCGGTAGTTGACACCGGAGCTCAAATCGGCAGCGGCTCAAAAATCTGGCATTTTTGCCATGTTATGGGAACTGTAGAAATGGGCAACAACTGTATTTTGGGACAGAATGTTTTCGTTGGTAATAATGTAAAATTGGGCAACAATGTAAAAGTTCAGAACAACGTTTCTGTTTACGAAGGAGTAGTTTGCGAAGATGATGTTTTTTTGGGGCCGTCGATGGTTTTTACGAATGTTGTGAATCCGCGAAGTTTTATCGAACGAAAAAATGAATACAAAAAAACACTTGTAAAAAAAGGAGCAACAATTGGCGCCAACGCTACAATTCTCTGTGGTTTGACTTTGGGAAAATATTGTTTTATTGGTGCAGGTGCCGTTGTTACTAAAGATGTAAAAGCTTTTGCGCTAATGAAAGGCGTGCCTGCTAAACAACAGGGGTGGGTGAGCCGATCAGGAGCTGTTTTGAGCGATGATTTGGTTTGCCCGGAAACGGGTGAAAGATATAAACTCGAAGGAGGAATTTTAGAATTGGTTACAGAAAAATTAAGATAA
- a CDS encoding Gfo/Idh/MocA family oxidoreductase codes for MKKFGLIGAAGYIAERHMKAIKETGNNLLWAADRFDVMGKIDSYFPEAEFYLQDDSSQNRIKANSTDFISICSPNYMHASHIQFVLENSSNAICEKPLVIYPKELDDLKKVEEKTGKKVFTVLQLRYHPVILALKKEIENNPDKVYDIDLTYITSRGKWYFKSWKGDIEKSGGVATNIGIHFFDMLHWIFGKVQKNNVHVYEPHKAAGFLQLEKANVRWFLSLDCEDLPKNAKEKGLRTYRSINVAGKEIEFSGGFTDLHTVTYQNILDGNGFGIDDARESIELTDKIRNAKLVEKKGEVHPFLIQKR; via the coding sequence ATGAAAAAATTTGGACTAATAGGCGCAGCCGGCTATATCGCCGAGCGCCACATGAAAGCCATAAAAGAAACCGGAAACAACCTGCTTTGGGCTGCCGACCGATTTGATGTGATGGGAAAAATAGACAGTTATTTTCCAGAAGCGGAATTTTATTTACAAGACGATTCATCTCAAAATAGAATAAAAGCGAATTCTACTGATTTTATCAGTATTTGTTCGCCCAATTATATGCATGCGTCGCATATTCAGTTTGTTCTCGAAAATTCTTCGAATGCAATTTGTGAAAAGCCGCTTGTTATTTATCCGAAAGAGTTGGATGATTTAAAAAAAGTGGAAGAAAAAACGGGGAAGAAAGTTTTTACAGTTTTACAATTGCGTTATCATCCGGTAATTCTGGCGCTGAAAAAGGAAATTGAAAATAACCCGGATAAAGTTTACGACATCGATTTGACTTACATTACCTCGCGTGGAAAGTGGTATTTTAAAAGTTGGAAAGGCGATATTGAAAAATCGGGTGGAGTTGCTACAAACATTGGGATTCATTTTTTTGATATGCTGCACTGGATTTTTGGTAAAGTCCAGAAAAACAATGTTCATGTTTATGAACCGCACAAAGCAGCCGGTTTTCTTCAACTGGAAAAGGCAAATGTGCGCTGGTTTTTAAGTCTCGATTGTGAAGACCTTCCAAAAAATGCAAAAGAAAAAGGCTTGCGAACTTACCGGTCGATAAATGTTGCCGGTAAAGAAATTGAATTTAGCGGTGGTTTTACCGATTTGCACACGGTAACCTATCAGAATATTTTGGATGGAAATGGTTTTGGAATTGACGATGCCAGAGAAAGTATTGAACTTACCGACAAAATTCGAAATGCAAAATTGGTAGAAAAAAAAGGGGAAGTACATCCTTTTCTTATTCAAAAAAGATGA
- a CDS encoding glycine--tRNA ligase produces the protein MAQEDIFKKLVAHCKEYGYVFQSSEIYDGLGAVYDYGQYGVELKNNIKKYWWDSMVLLHENVVGLDSAIFMHPTIWKASGHVDAFNDPLIDNKDSKKRYRADVLIEEQLAKFEAKMDKEVAKAKKRFGDSFDEKQFRETNPRVLANQKKYDELHARFAKALNDNNLEELKQIIIDQEIVCPVSGTRNWTDVRQFNLMFATEMGSTADGALKVYLRPETAQGIFVNYLNVQKTGRMKIPFGIAQIGKAFRNEIVARQFIFRMREFEQMEMQFFVRPGTELDWFEKWKETRINWHRALGFGDENYRFHEHEKLAHYANAAVDVEYKFPFGFKEVEGIHSRTDFDLSQHEKYSGKKIRYFDPELNESYVPFVVETSIGVDRMFLQVISASYCEEQLEKDSRVVLKIPPVLAPVKLAVLPLVKKDGLPEKAREIIDDLKFDFNCQYDEKDSIGKRYRRQDAIGTPFCVTVDHQTTQDNTVTIRYRDTMEQERVAISEIGKIIGEQVSYKNLFAKI, from the coding sequence ATGGCACAGGAAGATATTTTCAAGAAACTGGTTGCACACTGCAAAGAATACGGTTATGTATTTCAATCTAGCGAAATTTACGACGGGCTTGGCGCAGTTTACGACTACGGCCAATATGGCGTTGAACTAAAAAACAACATTAAAAAATATTGGTGGGACAGCATGGTTCTGCTACACGAAAATGTAGTTGGTCTTGATTCCGCAATTTTTATGCACCCAACCATTTGGAAAGCTTCCGGTCACGTGGACGCGTTTAACGATCCGTTAATCGACAACAAAGATTCGAAAAAACGCTACCGTGCAGATGTTTTAATTGAAGAACAACTGGCGAAATTCGAGGCCAAAATGGATAAAGAAGTGGCCAAGGCGAAAAAACGTTTTGGTGATTCTTTTGATGAAAAACAATTCCGTGAAACCAATCCGCGGGTTTTGGCCAACCAAAAAAAATACGACGAACTTCATGCTCGTTTTGCAAAAGCATTAAACGATAATAACCTGGAAGAGCTGAAACAAATCATTATCGACCAGGAAATTGTTTGTCCTGTTTCAGGAACACGAAACTGGACCGATGTTCGTCAGTTTAACCTGATGTTTGCCACTGAAATGGGCTCAACTGCCGACGGTGCTTTGAAAGTTTATCTTCGCCCGGAAACAGCGCAGGGAATTTTTGTGAATTACCTGAATGTTCAGAAAACCGGACGTATGAAAATTCCGTTTGGAATTGCTCAAATTGGTAAAGCTTTCCGTAACGAAATTGTTGCACGCCAGTTTATTTTCAGAATGCGTGAGTTCGAACAAATGGAAATGCAATTTTTTGTGCGTCCTGGCACTGAACTCGACTGGTTTGAAAAATGGAAAGAAACACGTATTAACTGGCACCGCGCGCTTGGTTTTGGTGATGAAAATTACCGTTTTCATGAACATGAAAAACTGGCTCATTACGCCAATGCCGCTGTAGATGTGGAATACAAATTTCCATTCGGATTTAAAGAAGTTGAAGGAATTCACTCGCGCACCGATTTCGACCTTTCACAACACGAAAAATATTCAGGCAAAAAAATCAGATATTTCGATCCGGAATTAAATGAATCATACGTGCCGTTTGTTGTGGAAACTTCGATTGGTGTTGACCGCATGTTTTTACAGGTAATTTCAGCATCGTATTGTGAAGAACAATTGGAAAAAGATTCACGTGTAGTTCTGAAAATTCCGCCGGTATTAGCTCCGGTAAAGCTGGCTGTTTTGCCGTTAGTTAAAAAAGACGGGCTGCCGGAAAAAGCACGCGAAATTATTGATGATTTGAAATTTGATTTCAATTGCCAATACGACGAAAAAGATTCTATCGGAAAACGTTACCGTCGTCAGGATGCAATTGGAACACCGTTTTGTGTAACTGTCGATCATCAAACCACTCAGGATAATACAGTAACCATCCGTTACCGCGACACAATGGAACAAGAACGTGTTGCCATCAGCGAGATTGGAAAAATTATTGGCGAGCAGGTGAGCTACAAAAATTTATTTGCGAAAATTTAA
- a CDS encoding DUF4834 family protein — translation MDILTILYIFNFIRTLFVIAIIYFVIRIISRYVLPLLIDKGVKNMQQKMQEQQRQNQRSTKREGEVTIEKNRRQNKNFDQDDGEYIDFEEVE, via the coding sequence ATGGACATATTGACAATATTATACATTTTCAATTTTATACGAACGCTGTTTGTAATTGCAATTATCTATTTTGTAATTCGTATCATTTCGCGTTATGTTTTACCCTTGCTAATTGACAAAGGCGTAAAAAATATGCAGCAAAAAATGCAGGAGCAACAACGGCAAAACCAGCGTTCAACCAAACGTGAGGGAGAGGTCACTATCGAAAAAAACAGACGACAAAATAAAAATTTCGATCAGGACGATGGTGAATATATTGACTTTGAAGAAGTAGAATAA
- a CDS encoding head GIN domain-containing protein, with product MKTIQKLAILIFVAAIGINASVYAGNSDETENRKVKNFNAIKVSTGIDLYITMGNSEEVKVVADDDIIDELITEVKGDVLHIYMKRNNNWFNWGGRNETKKAYVTVKELNGIDASSGSDVKSENTLKGENINIEASSGSDVDLDLVYKNVKLDTSSGSDAKLTGKAKTFEAEASSGSDISARGLETAICRVRVSSGSDADVTVSEELYAKASSGGDVRYFGNPKIKDTDESSGGDVSQR from the coding sequence ATGAAAACAATTCAAAAGCTTGCCATCCTTATTTTTGTTGCTGCCATTGGAATAAATGCTTCAGTTTATGCCGGGAATAGTGACGAAACCGAAAACAGAAAAGTAAAAAATTTTAACGCAATAAAGGTTTCAACAGGAATTGACCTTTATATTACAATGGGTAACAGCGAAGAAGTTAAAGTTGTTGCCGACGACGATATTATTGACGAACTGATAACAGAAGTAAAAGGCGATGTCCTTCATATCTATATGAAACGCAATAACAACTGGTTTAACTGGGGAGGTAGAAACGAAACCAAAAAAGCCTACGTAACAGTAAAAGAATTAAATGGGATTGATGCTTCTTCAGGATCGGATGTTAAATCGGAAAACACTTTAAAAGGTGAAAATATCAATATTGAAGCCAGCAGTGGAAGTGATGTGGATTTGGATTTGGTTTACAAAAATGTAAAACTGGATACAAGCAGCGGATCGGATGCAAAACTAACAGGGAAAGCAAAAACTTTTGAAGCAGAAGCAAGTAGCGGCAGCGACATTTCTGCACGTGGTCTCGAAACAGCAATTTGCAGAGTTCGTGTTAGCAGCGGCTCAGATGCCGATGTAACGGTAAGCGAAGAATTGTATGCAAAAGCAAGCAGCGGAGGCGATGTTCGTTATTTTGGAAACCCTAAAATAAAAGACACTGATGAATCAAGCGGTGGCGATGTCAGCCAGAGATAA
- a CDS encoding head GIN domain-containing protein codes for MRSKIFLSLIVIFTASFFSSCTFMGPSIKGNGNVVEETRDVGSFDEIKARRGMNVYITQGSTEKVVVKADDNLLDAIETKIEANTLVVSINKNIRSSTSLKVFVTVSEINAITSTAGSNVYSENTIKAKSLELSTSAGSNMKLDVDTRKLKVSASAGSNIKLEGRSELFAGKASAGSNIKAGDLTVDDCEARAGSGANIWIDVREKLDGRASSGGNVFYSGNPKSINTDSSSGGNVRKN; via the coding sequence ATGAGATCAAAGATTTTCCTCTCGTTAATAGTCATCTTTACCGCTTCATTTTTTTCGTCGTGTACTTTTATGGGGCCTTCAATAAAAGGAAACGGAAATGTGGTTGAAGAAACCCGGGATGTTGGTTCTTTTGACGAAATAAAGGCACGCCGGGGAATGAATGTGTACATTACTCAAGGCAGTACAGAAAAAGTGGTTGTTAAAGCCGATGACAATCTGCTTGATGCTATTGAAACAAAAATTGAAGCAAATACACTTGTTGTATCGATAAATAAGAATATCAGAAGTTCAACCTCGTTAAAGGTTTTTGTAACTGTTTCCGAAATAAATGCAATTACATCTACTGCCGGAAGCAATGTTTATTCTGAAAACACGATTAAAGCAAAAAGTCTGGAACTGTCTACATCTGCAGGAAGCAACATGAAATTAGATGTGGACACGCGAAAACTGAAAGTCTCTGCATCTGCCGGTTCGAATATAAAACTGGAAGGACGCAGTGAATTATTTGCCGGAAAAGCTTCCGCCGGCTCGAACATTAAAGCCGGAGATTTAACCGTTGACGATTGTGAAGCGCGCGCTGGTAGCGGTGCAAATATCTGGATTGATGTCAGGGAAAAACTGGACGGACGCGCCAGCAGCGGAGGCAACGTTTTTTATTCAGGAAACCCAAAATCCATAAATACAGATAGTTCTTCAGGTGGGAATGTCAGAAAAAATTAG
- a CDS encoding Spy/CpxP family protein refolding chaperone, producing the protein MKTKVLGLFMIVAMFLAANVSAQNPQQKNDFRKWDRERIDRDINPRGEHQSFFTDEQKETLKEMRLEMAKQVKPLRNELGELEARQQTLSTVEKPDMNAIYKNIEKISDIKAEIAKIMAKHNQEVRGMLSDEQLLKYDEMKKRQLDYHHDFGKRNWMDRMDRKRFEKS; encoded by the coding sequence ATGAAAACTAAAGTTTTAGGATTATTTATGATTGTTGCAATGTTTCTTGCAGCTAATGTTTCAGCACAAAATCCACAGCAGAAAAATGATTTTCGCAAATGGGATAGAGAGCGCATCGATCGCGACATCAATCCGCGAGGTGAACACCAAAGTTTTTTTACAGATGAACAAAAAGAAACTTTAAAAGAAATGCGTTTGGAAATGGCAAAACAGGTAAAACCGCTCAGAAACGAACTCGGAGAACTCGAAGCCAGGCAACAAACGTTAAGTACAGTTGAAAAGCCGGATATGAATGCCATTTATAAAAACATTGAAAAAATTTCGGATATAAAAGCTGAGATAGCTAAAATTATGGCAAAACACAACCAGGAAGTCCGGGGCATGCTCTCCGATGAACAATTACTAAAATATGATGAAATGAAAAAAAGACAACTGGACTATCATCATGATTTTGGAAAAAGAAACTGGATGGATAGAATGGACAGGAAACGGTTTGAAAAATCATAA